DNA from Musa acuminata AAA Group cultivar baxijiao chromosome BXJ1-5, Cavendish_Baxijiao_AAA, whole genome shotgun sequence:
GCATTTATTTATTGTTTAAAGAATATATAGAGCCAAACACTACATGTATAAATTCATGTATGCAAAGAATATACATGAAAAACTAAAACAAAACTGATCACAAAAACCAAAGCATTTCAAAGATTCATCATCATCAGTGCCATACCTGAGACATAATCTCCACACACTCACTGCAACCTTTAAATGTTCCATCTAGTTTATTTGATCTGATGATTGTCACCTCTTTTCTTCTTATTGTTCTTATTGTAATGATAGGTAGATATAGTACCATGTCCACCTGGAATGCATTGTTGGCTTTAGGTAACATGTTTTACCATGAGAAATTTGGGGACTGCTGCCTTGAACTCTTCCATTTTCGATTCACTGCCATAGCATTTTCATCATATCTGGGACTTTATATCCCTACTTGTCCATTGAGACCTTTACATGATTTCATGTGTGAATGCAATTTCTGCAGCTTAAATGTCTTCCCACATTGCCTGCGTGACGAATTTGCAACCAATTAAACCAATCATTAGTGAAATGGATTCGAGCGTAAAGTAATTAATTGCATTTGCACTTCCATCGAACCATGAGCAAGTGATTTATAGTAACCGGATATTATGAAATCTCTATGGGCTGATTATAAATTACCTTCCCGTTCTCAGTATTCTTGTCCCATATAGTTATGAAAATGAAACATCCTTCTTGTCTCTAGATTTAAAAACTTTACAATAGAAtttctataattatgaaaataaaacatcAAGATTTGTTTACTCTAACATTGTTGGTTTaatcgataaaaatataaaaataatagataaaaatgatgatttttaacaTTTCAGTTGATGATTGCGGTTGATGTTGGGGGTTATACATGGTTGTTGTGGATTAGGAGAATGAGGACGAGAGATGAGAGTCATTCTACGTCGGTGTCGATGTAGTTGTTGAGCGACAAAAGGATCGCTCGACATCGATAGTCCTTTCGTCACTCGTTGCATTAACGTCGACGCAATTATCGAGCGATGTCGCTCTACATCTATACATCGACATCGATGCAAATGCTTAGTAGTCCTTTCATCGCTCAACAATTACGTTGACGCAGTGAGCGATCTTTTTGTCGCTCTGCATCGATGTCGACGTAGTTGCCAAGCAGCGATTTGCATTGGCGTCAATGCAATTGCTGAGTGACGTTGCTTTGCATTTGCATCGGTGTTGATGTAGTGACCAACCCTTTTGCTATTCGATAATTGCATCAACGCAAACGCAGTGAGCGTCCTTTTCGTCGCTTTGCATTTACGTCAACGTCAACGTAGTTGTCGAGTGATGAAAAGGTCGTTCGGCATCTACATCGGTGATCCTTTTGTCGCTCGACAACCGCGTCAATGCAGATGTAAAGAGGCGAAAAGATCACTCAGCAATTGCATCGACGTTGACATAAATGCAAAGTGGCTCTCATCTCTCATCGTTGCTCTCCTCATCCTCAACAGTCACTTGCGACTTCTAGCAATGTTATCGTTTATCACCACTGACGTCGTCCGTCATAGCCAatgagaatattaaaattatttatttatttatttatttttatatttttatctataaaacctatgataTTAGGGTAAATGGACTTAGACGTTTTactttaataattataaaaattttaatataatttttttaagtctaATGATCTAAATACTAAAGAAGTTAgggctaatatataattagcctaatATGTACGCAACTTTGGGACGTACTATTTAATGACATAATTTTGACTGCTATTTCAGATATCAATCACTATTGCAGCAATACCTATGAATCAAGAGTGAATAATGGTGTGCCATAAAACTTGGATTCGTGTCTTCACGGAGTCGGACTGTGACCCGTGTGTTTCTCAACCAACTACGACTCGATCCGAGTCACACGAGCCACGAATTAAGAGACGAAGAGTGTGACTTACGAGCAATTGGGTGTCGCCGCCGGCGTGTAAACCGGGGCGGCTTCCTGCTTCCCCGCCTTCCGCCACCTCCTCCCCCCGCCGCTCCTCGTCCTCCCTTCCCTGCCAATTCCAACTCTTCAGCACACAGCAGCAAGGCCTGTAAATGCAAAGCAGATAACTCCTAATGGCACCGATGCGATCACCTTGAACCCTCACTGTCGCCGCCGCGGCCACCGCCGGACCGCTCCTCTCCCTCTCGGCTTATCGGCCGCAGGGCCCCGTCGTCGGTCTGATCCGCGGTCTTGCACCGGAGGATGTTACGTAGCGCCTGCGTCGCTCGCTTGGAGCAGTTGTTGCTGTCGCTGCTGCTGTCCATTATCGATGcccctctctcctcctccttctcctcgttCGGCTTCTCCTTCGCTTCCACCTTCGACGCGTCGATCTCGGGTGCCGCTTTCTGCTGTGTTGGCGATGGCGGCAACACCAGTAGAGTGTCGGCGTCAGATGAGGCCGCCACTTTGGGTGGTTCCTCATCGACCGCCGACGTCGACGCCGGCATCATCACCTGGTCATCGGTGAAAGCAAACGATGCACATGAAGTCAGAGGAGATGAGTGGGTAACAGAAGGTGGGGTGCTGTGCTGCACCTTTTTGCTGGGGGTGGAGACGGGAGGATCCGTGGCGAGCTCGGAGCCTTTGAGCACGTATTCGGCGTCGGCGAAGGGCGTGATGGGGTCGTCGTCCATCAGGTCCTGCCATATGTATCCGCCTCGATACCGTCTGAGAAATCACACCCATGTAATCATGGCACGAATAG
Protein-coding regions in this window:
- the LOC103985086 gene encoding protein SOSEKI 1, coding for MTPVEVPNAAGGGEMRRVNVVYFLSRNGRVEHPHLLRIHRRRRDHVYLRDVKRWLSEFRGKDMADSFAWSYKRRYRGGYIWQDLMDDDPITPFADAEYVLKGSELATDPPVSTPSKKVMMPASTSAVDEEPPKVAASSDADTLLVLPPSPTQQKAAPEIDASKVEAKEKPNEEKEEERGASIMDSSSDSNNCSKRATQALRNILRCKTADQTDDGALRPISREGEERSGGGRGGDSEGSREGRTRSGGGRRWRKAGKQEAAPVYTPAATPNCSQCGKTFKLQKLHSHMKSCKGLNGQVGI